In Verrucomicrobiia bacterium, a genomic segment contains:
- a CDS encoding GyrI-like domain-containing protein — MNPTIVERETMKFAGLSTLIRSSSNTRNDMTNVPSLWQELKPLISDLHSRVGTERYALIVGDLAERVGESYYHALVQVRDFEGLSESLVTFELPKGRRAMFTHKGPPETAGDTIIEMLRNWLPASQESISKNFELFIFHSGYDRNDPEGEFECCVFL; from the coding sequence ATGAATCCAACCATCGTTGAACGAGAGACCATGAAGTTTGCAGGTCTCAGCACCCTCATCCGCAGTTCCTCGAATACGCGTAACGACATGACCAATGTTCCCTCTCTCTGGCAGGAGCTGAAGCCGCTCATTTCGGATCTCCACTCGCGCGTCGGGACGGAGCGGTACGCGCTTATCGTGGGCGATCTTGCGGAGCGCGTGGGGGAATCCTACTATCATGCTCTGGTCCAGGTCCGGGATTTTGAGGGCCTGTCGGAATCCCTCGTGACTTTCGAGCTTCCCAAAGGACGGAGGGCCATGTTTACCCACAAGGGGCCGCCGGAGACTGCGGGCGATACCATCATCGAGATGCTCCGGAATTGGCTGCCGGCGTCGCAAGAATCCATCTCAAAGAATTTCGAACTGTTTATTTTCCATTCCGGCTATGACCGCAATGATCCGGAGGGAGAATTCGAGTGCTGCGTTTTTCTATGA